In one window of Prionailurus bengalensis isolate Pbe53 chromosome B3, Fcat_Pben_1.1_paternal_pri, whole genome shotgun sequence DNA:
- the LOC122469165 gene encoding JNK1/MAPK8-associated membrane protein isoform X3 codes for MAVDIQPACLGLYCGKTLLFKNGSTEIYGECGVCPRGQRTNAQKYCQPCTESPELYDWLYLGFMAMLPLVLHWFFIEWYSGKKSSSALFQHITALLECSMAAIITLLVSDPVGVLYIRSCRVLMLSDWYTMLYNPSPDYVTTVHCTHEAVYPLYTIVFIYYAFCLVLMMLLRPLLVKKIACGLGKSDRFKSIYAALYFFPILTVLQAVGGGLL; via the exons ctgtcgATATTCAACCAGCATGCCTTGGACTTTACTGTGGGAAGaccctattatttaaaaatggctCAACTGAAATATATGGAGAATGTGGG gtGTGTCCAAGAGGACAGAGAACAAATGCACAGAAATATTGTCAGCCTTGCACAGAGTCTCCAGAACTTTATGATTGGCTTTATCTTGGATTTATGGCTATGCTTCCTCTTGTTTTACATTGGTTCTTCATTGAGTGGTACTCGGGGAAAAAGAG ttCCAGTGCCCTTTTCCAGCACATCACTGCATTATTGGAATGCAGTATGGCAGCTATTATCACCTTACTTGTGAGCGATCCGGTTGGTGTTCTTTATATCCGTTCGTGTCGAGTACTGATGCTTTCTGATTGGTACACAATGCTTTACAACCCAAGTCCCGATTACGTTACCACAGTGCACTGTACTCATGAAGCTGTCTACCCACT ATACACCATCGTATTCATCTATTATGCATTCTGCCTGGTATTGATGATGCTGCTCCGACCCCTTCTGGTAAAGAAGATCGCCTGTGGCTTAGGAAAGTCTGATcgatttaaaagtatttatgcTGCACTTTACTTCTTCCCGATTTTAACTGTGCTTCAGGCAGTTGGCGGAGGCCTTTTAT AA
- the LOC122469165 gene encoding JNK1/MAPK8-associated membrane protein isoform X2 has product MACLGLYCGKTLLFKNGSTEIYGECGVCPRGQRTNAQKYCQPCTESPELYDWLYLGFMAMLPLVLHWFFIEWYSGKKSSSALFQHITALLECSMAAIITLLVSDPVGVLYIRSCRVLMLSDWYTMLYNPSPDYVTTVHCTHEAVYPLYTIVFIYYAFCLVLMMLLRPLLVKKIACGLGKSDRFKSIYAALYFFPILTVLQAVGGGLLYYAFPYIILVLSLVTLAVYMSASEIENCYDLLVRKKRLIVLFSHWLLHAYGIISISRVDKLEQDLPLLALVPTPALFYLFTAKFTEPSRILSEGANGH; this is encoded by the exons CATGCCTTGGACTTTACTGTGGGAAGaccctattatttaaaaatggctCAACTGAAATATATGGAGAATGTGGG gtGTGTCCAAGAGGACAGAGAACAAATGCACAGAAATATTGTCAGCCTTGCACAGAGTCTCCAGAACTTTATGATTGGCTTTATCTTGGATTTATGGCTATGCTTCCTCTTGTTTTACATTGGTTCTTCATTGAGTGGTACTCGGGGAAAAAGAG ttCCAGTGCCCTTTTCCAGCACATCACTGCATTATTGGAATGCAGTATGGCAGCTATTATCACCTTACTTGTGAGCGATCCGGTTGGTGTTCTTTATATCCGTTCGTGTCGAGTACTGATGCTTTCTGATTGGTACACAATGCTTTACAACCCAAGTCCCGATTACGTTACCACAGTGCACTGTACTCATGAAGCTGTCTACCCACT ATACACCATCGTATTCATCTATTATGCATTCTGCCTGGTATTGATGATGCTGCTCCGACCCCTTCTGGTAAAGAAGATCGCCTGTGGCTTAGGAAAGTCTGATcgatttaaaagtatttatgcTGCACTTTACTTCTTCCCGATTTTAACTGTGCTTCAGGCAGTTGGCGGAGGCCTTTTAT attatGCCTTTCCATACATTATATTAGTATTATCTTTGGTTACTCTGGCTGTGTACATGTCGGCTTCTGAAATAGAG AATTGCTATGATCTTCTggtgagaaagaaaagacttATTGTTCTCTTCAGCCACTGGTTACTTCATGCCTATGGAATAATATCCATTTCCAGAGTGGATAAACTCGAGCAAGATTTACCCCTTTTGGCTTTGGTACCCACCCCAGCTCTTTTTTACTTGTTCACTGCAAAATTTACCGAACCTTCACGGATACTGTCCGAAGGAGCCAATGGACACTGA
- the LOC122469165 gene encoding JNK1/MAPK8-associated membrane protein isoform X1 — MAVDIQPACLGLYCGKTLLFKNGSTEIYGECGVCPRGQRTNAQKYCQPCTESPELYDWLYLGFMAMLPLVLHWFFIEWYSGKKSSSALFQHITALLECSMAAIITLLVSDPVGVLYIRSCRVLMLSDWYTMLYNPSPDYVTTVHCTHEAVYPLYTIVFIYYAFCLVLMMLLRPLLVKKIACGLGKSDRFKSIYAALYFFPILTVLQAVGGGLLYYAFPYIILVLSLVTLAVYMSASEIENCYDLLVRKKRLIVLFSHWLLHAYGIISISRVDKLEQDLPLLALVPTPALFYLFTAKFTEPSRILSEGANGH; from the exons ctgtcgATATTCAACCAGCATGCCTTGGACTTTACTGTGGGAAGaccctattatttaaaaatggctCAACTGAAATATATGGAGAATGTGGG gtGTGTCCAAGAGGACAGAGAACAAATGCACAGAAATATTGTCAGCCTTGCACAGAGTCTCCAGAACTTTATGATTGGCTTTATCTTGGATTTATGGCTATGCTTCCTCTTGTTTTACATTGGTTCTTCATTGAGTGGTACTCGGGGAAAAAGAG ttCCAGTGCCCTTTTCCAGCACATCACTGCATTATTGGAATGCAGTATGGCAGCTATTATCACCTTACTTGTGAGCGATCCGGTTGGTGTTCTTTATATCCGTTCGTGTCGAGTACTGATGCTTTCTGATTGGTACACAATGCTTTACAACCCAAGTCCCGATTACGTTACCACAGTGCACTGTACTCATGAAGCTGTCTACCCACT ATACACCATCGTATTCATCTATTATGCATTCTGCCTGGTATTGATGATGCTGCTCCGACCCCTTCTGGTAAAGAAGATCGCCTGTGGCTTAGGAAAGTCTGATcgatttaaaagtatttatgcTGCACTTTACTTCTTCCCGATTTTAACTGTGCTTCAGGCAGTTGGCGGAGGCCTTTTAT attatGCCTTTCCATACATTATATTAGTATTATCTTTGGTTACTCTGGCTGTGTACATGTCGGCTTCTGAAATAGAG AATTGCTATGATCTTCTggtgagaaagaaaagacttATTGTTCTCTTCAGCCACTGGTTACTTCATGCCTATGGAATAATATCCATTTCCAGAGTGGATAAACTCGAGCAAGATTTACCCCTTTTGGCTTTGGTACCCACCCCAGCTCTTTTTTACTTGTTCACTGCAAAATTTACCGAACCTTCACGGATACTGTCCGAAGGAGCCAATGGACACTGA